A portion of the Punica granatum isolate Tunisia-2019 chromosome 7, ASM765513v2, whole genome shotgun sequence genome contains these proteins:
- the LOC116214703 gene encoding uncharacterized protein LOC116214703, producing MARDWANQGRGKLGCSYKRTTLIICAINIVVALYVLRSLYGSLYLYSSRDSYHAAKYTPEQIRKMEESVRIRKAAEPVELVKLAEKLKKQLHSEETAEVPQSLKQKISDEILQLLKGLNGNSNLTLQREVVESWRKGKLQEAKQLVSGITTVNSTFLPEEAGLLTKALGPKWEVLSEEIGLWIPIAVIHMEHNDRPEGEEEIEEEVLPGRPLPPECNAELHTDYDGAAVRWGLTHPKESAADCCQACLDQAKLAKPGQMKCNIWVYCPSETGCYSPDIYEHKQQECWLKYAEHPKQNFNDKYSEEYRNAHPTAPLVVPWVAGVVKV from the exons ATGGCGAGGGATTGGGCGAATCAAGGCAGAGGGAAGCTGGGCTGCTCCTACAAGAGGACCACTCTCATCATCTGCGCCATCAACATTGTCGTCGCTCTCTACGTTCTTCGCTCCCTGTACGGCTCTCTCTACCTCTACTCCAGTCGTGACTCCTATCATG CTGCTAAGTATACGCCTGAACAGATTAGGAAAATGGAGGAGTCCGTACGGATTCGGAAAGCCGCTGAACCAGTTGAGCTAGTGAAACTG GCAGAAAAGCTAAAGAAGCAATTACACAGCGAGGAAACAGCTGAGGTGCCTCAGAGTTTAAAGCAGAAGATCAGTGATGAGATTCTGCAGCTCCTGAAAGGTCTAAATGGCAACTCAAACCTGACCCTGCAACGAG AAGTGGTTGAAAGCTGGCGCAAGGGAAAATTACAAGAGGCCAAACAGCTCGTCTCTGGAATCACGACAGTCAATTCAACTTTTCTGCCAGAGGAAGCTG GATTGCTAACAAAGGCCTTGGGCCCTAAATGGGAAGTCCTCTCTGAAGAGATTGGTCTATGGATACCAATTGCAGTCATCCACATGGAACACAATGATAGACCTGAGGGTGAAGAAGAGATTG AGGAAGAAGTTCTGCCTGGAAGACCGCTGCCTCCAGAATGCAATGCTGAGCTTCACACGGATTATGATGGTGCCGCTGTTAGGTGGGGCCTGACCCATCCCAAGGAAAGTGCAGCTGATTGCTGCCAGGCTTGTTTGGATCAGGCCAAGCTTGCCAAACCAGGCCAGATGAAGTGTAACATATGGGTTTATTGCCCGTCTGAGACTGGTTGCTACTCTCCTGACATTTATGAGCACAAACAACAGGAGTGCTGGCTTAAATAT GCAGAGCACCCTAAACAGAACTTCAACGACAAATACTCGGAGGAGTACAGAAACGCTCACCCGACTGCTCCATTGGTAGTCCCATGGGTTGCTGGCGTTGTTAAAGTATGA
- the LOC116215106 gene encoding probable protein phosphatase 2C 12, with product MRSRGEHQTVPLSVLLKREVASEKIDRPEIAHGQASQSKKGEDFTLLKTECQRAVGDGISTYSVFALFDGHNGSAAAIYSKENLLSNVLQAMPSELNRDEWVAALPRALVAGFVKTDKDFQERAQTSGTTVTFVIIEGWVITVASVGDSRCILESADGSIHHLSADHRLDCNEEERERITASGGEVGRLNTGGGAEIGPLRCWPGGLCLSRSIGDMDVGEFIVPVPYVKQVKLSPCGGRIIISSDGVWDALSAETALDCCRGMLPDAAAKQIVKEAVQVKGLRDDTTCIVIDVLPQEKPIAPLPPHKKQGKGVFKSMFRKKSSESSSEKDIKEFNELDVVEELYEDGSAMLSERLNTKYPLCNMFRLFMCAVCQVEIKPGQGISINAGSYNRGKLRPWDGPFLCLSCQEKKEAMEGRRP from the exons ATGCGGTCGAGGGGTGAACATCAGACGGTGCCGCTATCGGTCCTGCTTAAGCGGGAAGTGGCCAGTGAGAAGATTGACCGGCCGGAGATTGCTCACGGACAGGCCAGCCAAAGCAAGAAAGGAGAGGACTTCACGCTGCTCAAGACGGAATGCCAGCGTGCCGTCGGAGATGGGATCAGTACTTACTCCGTTTTTGCT TTATTCGATGGGCACAATGGATCTGCTGCTGCTATATACTCTAAGGAGAATCTTCTCAGCAATGTTTTACAAGCTATGCCATCAGAACTTAACAGGGATGAATGGGTAGCTGCATTACCAAGGGCCTTGGTGGCAGGCTTTGTCAAAACTGATAAAGATTTTCAAGAGAGAG CACAAACGTCGGGAACAACTGTCACTTTTGTCATAATTGAAGGATGGGTCATAACTGTGGCCTCAGTCGGCGACTCACGTTGTATCCTTGAATCAGCGGATGGCAGCATCCACCATTTGTCAGCAGATCATCGGCTCGACTGCAATGAAGAGGA GAGGGAACGTATCACTGCAAGTGGGGGTGAGGTGGGTCGGCTCAATACAGGTGGAGGTGCAGAG ATTGGTCCCTTGAGATGCTGGCCTGGTGGTTTGTGTCTCTCAAGATCCATTGGAGATATGGACGTAGGCGAGTTTATAGTTCCTGTTCCTTACGTGAAGCAAGTGAAG CTTTCTCCTTGTGGTGGCCGGATTATTATCTCAAGTGATGGTGTCTGGGATGCTTTAAGTGCAGAAACAGCCCTTGATTGTTGCCGAGGGATGCTGCCTGATGCTGCAGCAAAACAAATAGTTAAG GAAGCTGTACAGGTTAAAGGACTTCGAGATGATACAACATGTATCGTGATTGATGTGTTACCACAAGAGAAGCCCATAGCCCCTTTGCCTCCCCACAAGAAGCAGGGAAAGGGCGTTTTTAAGTCTATGTTCCGCAAGAAGTCTTCGGAGTCATCATCTGAGAAGGATATTAAAGAATTTAATGAGCTTGATGTGGTCGAGGAGTTGTACGAGGACGGATCTGCTATGCTCTCAGAAAG GTTGAATACAAAGTACCCGCTCTGCAACATGTTTAGATTGTTCATGTGCGCAGTTTGTCAAGTGGAGATTAAACCTGGGCAGGGTATCTCAATAAATGCAGGCTCGTATAACCGAGGTAAATTACGTCCCTGGGATGGCCCTTTCCTTTGCTTGAGTtgccaagaaaagaaagaagccaTGGAAGGAAGAAGACCGTAA